A single window of Aspergillus puulaauensis MK2 DNA, chromosome 5, nearly complete sequence DNA harbors:
- the trpB gene encoding tryptophan synthase TRP5 (BUSCO:EOG09260XOG;~COG:E;~EggNog:ENOG410PFFQ;~InterPro:IPR002028,IPR011060,IPR023026,IPR001926, IPR036052,IPR013785,IPR018204,IPR006654,IPR006653;~PFAM:PF00291,PF00290;~go_function: GO:0003824 - catalytic activity [Evidence IEA];~go_function: GO:0004834 - tryptophan synthase activity [Evidence IEA];~go_process: GO:0000162 - tryptophan biosynthetic process [Evidence IEA];~go_process: GO:0006568 - tryptophan metabolic process [Evidence IEA]), whose product MEHIKNTFARVKQEKRAALVAYITAGYPTIEESVDIILGLENGGADIIELGVPFTDPIADGPTIQTANTKALENGVTVTTVLEMVRSARNRGLRAPIMLMGYYNPMLRYGEERMLRDCKEAGVNGFIMVDLPPEEAVRFRDLCTSTGLSYVPLIAPATSESRMKLLCKIADSFIYVVSRMGVTGATGKLSSNLPELLSRVHKWSGNVPTALGFGVSTREHFLSVQEISEGVVIGSQIITILGQAPAGQAAQKAEEYLTSVTGRRLERDTQGTLTREVNVLEPVLRIEPLQGSQPTDVITDEDTPAGPGLGDQLKALSGAGSPDALPARFGEFGGQYVPESLMDCLAELERGFNHALNDPSFWEEYRSYYPYMGRPSTLHLAEHLTERVGGANIWLKREDLNHTGSHKINNALGQILLAKRLGKTRIIAETGAGQHGVATATVCAKFGMKCVIYMGAEDVRRQALNVFRIKLLGASVVAVEAGSRTLRDAVNEALRAWVVDLDTTHYIIGSAIGPHPFPTIVRTFQSVIGDETKQQLQEQIGKLPDAVVACVGGGSNAVGSFYPFSKDTSVKLLGVEAGGDGVETERHSATLSGGSKGVLHGVRTYVLQNEHGQISETHSISAGLDYPGVGPELSSWKDSSRAHFISATDAQALSGFRTLAQTEGIIPALESSHAVWGAIELAKTMGKGKDIVLTVSGRGDKDVESVAESLPKLGPMIDWDLRF is encoded by the exons ATGGAGCATATCAAAAACACCTTCGCCAGAGTTAAGCAGGAAAAGCGTGCTGCTTTGGTCGCCTACATTACTGCTGGATACCCTACTATTGAAGAGTCTGTAGATATTATTCTCGGGTTGGAAAATGGAGGTGCTG ATATCATCGAACTGGGAGTCCCGTTCACAGATCCCATTGCCGATGGACCGACTATCCAAACGGCCAACACGAAGGCGCTTGAGAACGGAGTCACTGTCACCACAGTATTAGAGATGGTCCGCTCCGCGAGAAACCGTGGCCTCAGAGCCCCCATCATGCTGATGGGATACTATAACCCGATGCTGCGTTATGGTGAGGAACGTATGCTCAGGGACTGCAAGGAGGCTGGCGTCAATGGTTTTATCATGGTCGACCTTCCTCCGGAGGAGGCCGTTCGGTTCAGAGACCTTTGTACTAGCACCGG TCTTTCCTACGTCCCACTCATCGCCCCTGCCACATCGGAGTCCCGCATGAAGCTCCTCTGCAAGATCGCCGATTCCTTCATCTATGTTGTCTCTAGAATGGGTGTGACGGGTGCTACAGGAAAGCTTAGCTCGAATCTTCCGGAACTGCTTTCCCGTGTGCACAAATGGTCTGGCAATGTCCCTACCGCTCTGGGGTTCGGTGTCAGTACCCGCGAGCACTTCCTCTCTGTTCAGGAAATTTCCGAGGGTGTTGTCATTGGTAGTCAGATTATCACTATTTTGGGTCAAGCTCCTGCTGGCCAGGCGGCTCAAAAGGCCGAGGAATACCTCACTAGTGTTACTGGTCGCAGATTAGAAAGAGATACCCAGGGCACATTGACCCGTGAGGTCAATGTATTGGAGCCTGTTTTGAGGATCGAACCTCTTCAAGGATCGCAACCCACCGATGTCATTACTGATGAGGATACACCTGCGGGTCCTGGTCTTGGTGATCAGCTCAAGGCTCTGAGTGGTGCTGGAAGCCCTGATGCGTTGCCCGCTCGGTTCGGCGAGTTCGGCGGACAGTATGTCCCCGAGTCCCTGATGGACTGCTTGGCCGAATTGGAGCGAGGCTTCAACCATGCTCTCAACGACCCTTCCTTCTGGGAGGAGTACCGTTCATACTACCCTTACATGGGACGGCCCAGTACTCTTCACCTGGCAGAACACCTCACCGAGAGAGTTGGAGGTGCGAACATCTGGTTGAAGCGTGAGGATCTTAACCACACCGGTAGTCACAAAATCAACAACGCTTTAGGCCAAATTCTTCTTGCGAAGAGACTTGGGAAGACTAGAATAATTGCTGAGACTGGAGCTGGCCAACACGGTGTTGCTACCGCTACTGTCTGTGCCAAGTTCGGCATGAAGTGTGTTATCTACATGGGTGCCGAGGATGTGCGCCGCCAGGCCCTGAACGTTTTCCGCATCAAGCTGCTAGGTGCGTCCGTTGTCGCTGTTGAAGCAGGCAGCCGAACCCTCCGTGACGCTGTGAACGAGGCTCTCCGTGCCTGGGTGGTTGACCTTGACACAACTCACTACATCATCGGCTCTGCCATCGGCCCACACCCATTCCCAACGATCGTCCGCACTTTCCAGTCCGTCATCGGTGACGAGACCAAACAGCAACTACAAGAGCAAATCGGAAAGCTTCCCGACGCCGTTGTCGCCTGTGTCGGTGGTGGCAGTAACGCAGTGGGCAGTTTCTACCCATTCTCCAAAGACACCAGCGTCAAGCTCCTCGGTGTCGAAGccggcggcgatggcgtCGAGACAGAACGTCATTCCGCTACCCTGTCAGGTGGTAGCAAGGGTGTGCTACACGGTGTCCGCACCTACGTTCTACAAAATGAACACGGCCAGATCTCCGAAACGCACTCCATCTCCGCTGGTCTCGACTACCCCGGTGTTGGCCCCGAGCTGAGCAGCTGGAAGGACAGCAGCCGCGCGCACTTCATCTCCGCCACCGACGCCCAGGCCCTCTCTGGTTTCCGTACGCTGGCCCAGACAGAGGGTATCATTCCTGCTCTTGAGTCATCACACGCCGTCTGGGGTGCCATCGAGCTTGCAAAGACTatgggcaagggcaaggacaTCGTTCTTACTGTTAGCGGTAGAGGAGATAAGGACGTCGAGAGTGTTGCCGAATCCCTCCCTAAGCTTGGCCCCATGATTGACTGGGACCTGCGATTCTAA